Part of the Tolypothrix sp. PCC 7910 genome, CCGATTCCATTTTTTCTCACCAATTTTTTCTAACGCCGCCCGCCCTAGCTGTTCTTCGTAAGTCTCGCCTTTGCGGAACTGATGATGTCCCATTTCCATATTCGGCACTAGTTTGCCATCGATAAATAACGCCGAACCAAAACCTGTACCCAAGGTAATCACTAATTCTACGCCTTTACCTGCGATCGCCCCTAGCCCTTGCATATCTGCGTCATTAATTACCCTGACAGGTTTGTGTAACTGTTGCGACAAAGCTGTTTGTAAGTCAAACCCAATCCAATCACGATCTAAATTGACTGCTGTTTCCGTCACTCCATAGCGCACTACACCCGGAAAACCTACAGATACCCGATGATATTCACCTTGAGAAGCGGCTAAAACGACAATTGCATTAATCACAGTATCCGGTTTCGCAGGTTGCGGTGTCTCTAAACGTGCCCTTTCTGTTAAAGGATGCCCTGTAATATCCAATACCATTGTCTTTACACCGCTACCACCAATATCAACTGATAAGGTGCGAATTGAGCCATTATCATCAACCATTGCAGTTTTCTCCTAGTTAGAGTGTATTCTTTGGCTATTATGCTCTGCTAGATCTGGTTCAGGGTCAGATATTTGGAGAGTCTTTACAAGTTGGGGGATTAGGGATTGGGGACTGGGGATAAGGGGTAATGGGGACTGGGAAAAAGCAGGGGAGTAGGGCGAGAAATGACAAATGACCAATGACTAATGACCAATGACCAAACACCATTAATATAAAATTGACGCGATGGTAATGAAATGCATAGTTTTATTCCCCCGGAACGGTTTTTTCCCTACCTCAGTTGGACTGACATTGAGGCGATGTCAGATAAGGAAAATGTGGTGATTATTCAACCAGTAGGGGCAATTGAACAACATGGCCCTCATTTACCTTTAATTGTAGATGCTGCGATTGGTATGGGAGTGCTGGGAAAGGCGCTAGCAAAGCTGGAGTCTGATATTCCTGCCTATGCTTTGCCTAGTCTGTATTACGGTAAATCTAATGAACACTGGCACTTTCCGGGGACAATTACCCTGAGTACGGAAACGCTGACAGCTACAATTATGGAATTAGGTGACAGTATTTACCGTGCTGGGTTTAGAAAATTAGTGTTGATGAACTCCCACGGGGGACAGCCGCAAGTAATGCAAATGGCGGCGCGGGATTTACACGTGAAGTATGGAGACTTTTCGGTGTTTCCGTTGTTTACTTGGCGTGTGCCTCATATTACTAAAGAATTACTGACTCCAACGGAAGCAGCGCAAGGTATGCACGCTGGAGATGCTGAAACTAGCATAATGTTGGCACTTTTACCAGAACAGGTGAAGCTTGATAAAGCCGTTGCTGAGTATCCCCCAGCACAGCCAGAAGATAGCTTGCTGAGTTGGGAAGGTAAGTTACCTGTGGCTTGGGTAACGAAAGATATCAGTAAAAGTGGTGTGATTGGTGATGCGACAACAGCAACTAAAGAAAAAGGCGATCGCATTCTCGAATCTGTTTCTGATGGTTGGGTGCAAGTTATTCGCGAGATTTATCACTTTCGTCCACCCCAGAGTTAAGGGATTGGGGACTGGGGGCGGGGGATTGGGGACTGGGGATTGGGGATTAGGGACTGGGGATTGGGGGACAAGGGGACAAGGGGACTAGGAGAAAATCACAATTGGCTTTTGACTTTTGACTTTTGACTTTTGACTTCCGCACAGCGGCGCTAGGAGACTTTTGAGGCTGTTTGCTTATTGGCTGAGGTGCAAATATTTAAGGGTTGAGCCGATCGCAAGACTGCATCTAATAATCCCGGAAACAAGGCTTCTAAATCCTCACGTCGCAAGCTGTTAATGTGCTGCGTTCCTTCTTTATGAGTTAATACAACTCCCGACTCCCGTAAAATTTTGAAGTGATTTGACATTGTCGATTTGGCGATCGCAAAGTCAAACCCCGCACAACACTGATTTCCCTGGGTTGCTAATACCCGCACAATCTCTAGCCGCACTGGATCGCCCAATGCGTATAACACCCCCGCTAACGAAATATCTTTTCTATCTGGATGATACAAAAATCTCATAGTTGCACTATCTCATAAAATGACATATATTTTACTTATTCGATATTATCGAATAATAGAATTAAATACAGGAGGACAATTTCATGTCATCCGTTACAAATGTCACGGAAGCTACCTTTAAGCAAGAAGTCCTGGAAAGCCAAGTTCCGGTGTTAGTTGACTTTTGGGCACCTTGGTGTGGGCCTTGCAGAATGGTTGCTCCCGTTGTAGACGAGTTAGCTACCGAATACGACGGACAGGTGAAAGTGGTGAAACTGAACACAGATCAAAATCCCACCGTCGCCAGCCATTACGGAATTCGTAGTATACCTACACTCATGGTATTCAAGGCAGGCCGACAAGTCGATACGGTCGTTGGTGCCGTACCCAAAACCACTTTAACCAAGACTCTATCACAGCATATTTCCCAAAGTTAACCGCCTGGGGTCAGCTGTTTATATACCCTAAAAGGCTAACTAGGGGGGAATGGGTAAAGGGTAAAGGGGAATGGGTAAGGGATTTCTCCTTGTCGCCTCATCTCCCCAATCCCCATTACCCCTAATCCCCACTCCCTGCGGTCGTGGGGGCCCCGAGTTCCCCAATCCCCAGTCCCTAATCCCCAATCACCATGTCTTTAATCTCATACTTAGCGCGTCGTTCGGTGCACTATGGCTGGTTTGTTGCGGGTTTAACATTTTTAGCTTTGTTAGTAGCCGCAGGAATTCGTTCTGCACCAGGAGTTTTGATCGTACCTTTGGAGCATGAATTTGGCTGGAGTAGAGCTACTATATCTTTGGCGATTTCTCTCAACTTAGTACTCTATGGACTGATTGGCCCTTTTGCTGCCGCATTTATGGAGCGTATAGGGGTTCGCAGGACAATGGTATTGGCACTAACTGCGATCGCCATCGGTGTTGGCTTAACCACTTTTATGTCAGCCTCGTGGCAATTAGTTTTGCTGTGGGGAATTATTGTTGGTAGTGGTAGCGGTGCGATCGCATTAGTCTTGGGTGCTGTTGTTGTCAATCGCTGGTTTTCGGAACGGCGAGGTTTGGTTTTGGGGGTTCTCACAGCCAGCACAGCCACAGGACAACTGATATTTCTGCCAATCTTAGCCTCTTTAGTAGAGCGTTTTGGGTGGCGAGCTGCATCTCTTAGCCTAGCTGGGATTGCACTTGTAATTACACCTGCGATCGCCTTATTCATGCGCGATCGCCCGGCGGAAATTGGCTTGCGACCATTTGGCGATCGCAGCAATACTGAGGAAGTATTACCACCAAAGGTTAATTCCATTGCTTCCACTCTCCGCAAACTCTGGCAAGGTGCAAAATCACTCGACTTTTGGCTGTTATTTGGTAGTTTTTTTATCTGTGGTGCTAGCACCAATGGACTCATTGGCACCCATTTAATACCAGCTTGTATTGATCATGGTATCCCTGAAGTTAAAGCTGCGGGACTATTGGCGATTATGGGGATTTTTGACTTTTGCGGGACAACTATCTCCGGTTGGTTGTCTGATAAATATAATAATCGCTACTTACTTTGCTGGTACTACGGTTTACGTGGCCTATCTCTAATTTTCCTGCCATTTAGTTTTAACTTTTCATTCTACGGACTTTCAGTCTTTGCAGTCTTTTACGGACTCGATTGGATTGCTACCGTTCCCCCAACTGTGCGTCTTGTAAGCAATATCTTTGGGAAAGAGAATGTTGGTGTGATGTTCGGTTGGATTGTAGCGGGACATCAACTCGGTGCAGCTACAGCCGCCTTTGGTGCAGGAGTGCTGAGAACTTTATTAGGTAGCTATTTTCACGCCTTTATTCTGTCAGGTGTTCTCTGTTTAATAGCCGCAGTTCTAGTACTGCGAATTGGACAACATCCTACTAAAAATAATTCAGTGTTGCTGATGGAAAATATGAATTAGTTTCACGCCAAAGGCTGAACTTGCAGATTAGCTGCAAAAAATCATATTGAATTTCATAAAAACCTGAATTTTTGACCCTTGACTCTTGACTCTTAAAGCAGAAGATGGGTGTACCAGTTGCGTAAGTCCTGATTCAAATTCAGCAACGCTAATTCACAACTATCAGTGCATTATTAAAGGAGAATTGCACCTATGGCAAAAACAGCTTTGATAGTCGGTGCTGGTAGTGGGCTGAGTGCCTCTATCGCTCGTTTATTGGCTAAAGAAGGATACCAAATAGCTTTAGCAGCTCGTCGCATTGAAAAACTTACGCAACTCAGCAGTGAAATTGCAGCCGTCAGCTTTGCTGCTGATGCGTCAAAAGCAGAG contains:
- the trxA gene encoding thioredoxin; this encodes MSSVTNVTEATFKQEVLESQVPVLVDFWAPWCGPCRMVAPVVDELATEYDGQVKVVKLNTDQNPTVASHYGIRSIPTLMVFKAGRQVDTVVGAVPKTTLTKTLSQHISQS
- a CDS encoding MFS transporter; protein product: MSLISYLARRSVHYGWFVAGLTFLALLVAAGIRSAPGVLIVPLEHEFGWSRATISLAISLNLVLYGLIGPFAAAFMERIGVRRTMVLALTAIAIGVGLTTFMSASWQLVLLWGIIVGSGSGAIALVLGAVVVNRWFSERRGLVLGVLTASTATGQLIFLPILASLVERFGWRAASLSLAGIALVITPAIALFMRDRPAEIGLRPFGDRSNTEEVLPPKVNSIASTLRKLWQGAKSLDFWLLFGSFFICGASTNGLIGTHLIPACIDHGIPEVKAAGLLAIMGIFDFCGTTISGWLSDKYNNRYLLCWYYGLRGLSLIFLPFSFNFSFYGLSVFAVFYGLDWIATVPPTVRLVSNIFGKENVGVMFGWIVAGHQLGAATAAFGAGVLRTLLGSYFHAFILSGVLCLIAAVLVLRIGQHPTKNNSVLLMENMN
- a CDS encoding creatininase family protein; its protein translation is MHSFIPPERFFPYLSWTDIEAMSDKENVVIIQPVGAIEQHGPHLPLIVDAAIGMGVLGKALAKLESDIPAYALPSLYYGKSNEHWHFPGTITLSTETLTATIMELGDSIYRAGFRKLVLMNSHGGQPQVMQMAARDLHVKYGDFSVFPLFTWRVPHITKELLTPTEAAQGMHAGDAETSIMLALLPEQVKLDKAVAEYPPAQPEDSLLSWEGKLPVAWVTKDISKSGVIGDATTATKEKGDRILESVSDGWVQVIREIYHFRPPQS
- a CDS encoding helix-turn-helix transcriptional regulator; this encodes MRFLYHPDRKDISLAGVLYALGDPVRLEIVRVLATQGNQCCAGFDFAIAKSTMSNHFKILRESGVVLTHKEGTQHINSLRREDLEALFPGLLDAVLRSAQPLNICTSANKQTASKVS
- a CDS encoding ROK family protein → MVDDNGSIRTLSVDIGGSGVKTMVLDITGHPLTERARLETPQPAKPDTVINAIVVLAASQGEYHRVSVGFPGVVRYGVTETAVNLDRDWIGFDLQTALSQQLHKPVRVINDADMQGLGAIAGKGVELVITLGTGFGSALFIDGKLVPNMEMGHHQFRKGETYEEQLGRAALEKIGEKKWNRRLEKAIASLHHLFNYDCLYIGGGEAVKVNFQLPLNVKLIPNITGLLGGIALWRN